The genomic stretch CCTGACGCATGACCTGCGTGCACTGGAAGCGTCTCGAGCATTCAGCAGGTTGGAGAGCCAGGGAACCCGACCACTAAGGAAATGAACTCCTCTTGCGTACGAGCGTCAAAACAAATGCTCGCTGCACTGACAAACACAGATCTCTCTAGTAAACCGGACCGCTTGCAAGAACCTAGTGCCAGGCCTGCTCAAACTATGTATGTGTTACTGCTGAGAGTTCGTACATCTCCATTCCTCCCAAATTTATGTATATGGGTTTTGGCAAGTGAGAAAACTCAGAGTCGAAGCTTGCTGCACGCCGCACGCAGGCCTAAGAGGGGGCTCGCATTCTCTGCTCCTGAGAACCACCACGTGTCGCGGCACCCGCCACGGCCGTTCTCgacgcttcgctctctcccttgGCACGCCCCGGGGCTCccttcctgcgccgcgacccaATGAGGGCCTCTGGCGGTCGGCCGGGActgggctcgcgcgcgtcttctgtcgccgccgagAAGCGCCTGGGCGCGCTTCAGCGACGAAGTCGATCCTCCGCTTCTATGTGCGCCCAGGACGCAACTAGCCAGAGTCGGCGGCTCCCGCGAGCGAGGGGCGGGGGCTTTCCGTCCGCGCCGgggtcgccttccgccgggCCGGGCCTGCAACGCACGACATTTCTTCTCCCCTTCCTGCGGCACACCAACCGCGCCAGAGgccctgctgccgctgccacACGGTACGCACCCAGAGGGAGCCCGCGTGGAGCCTGGCTCGGTGCCCGCAGGGACGGTTTGAGGCCTGTGCGCCTTTGCGTCTCCGCGAGGTCTGGGTATGTATCAGTTTGCGAGTTGCCGCGAATTGCTTGTATGCTCGCTCAGTTATGTCGCATGTAGGTCTCGCACGCCGCAGCTTATCCACGGCGGACAGCGCGAGTGCGTCTGGCCGTCCGGCCTCTGCTGTGAGAGAGTGTCTGGGCCTTCTCGGCTGGCGTGCAGCTCGACATAAACCACACGAGTGGTGCTTTAGAGGCCTCACGTCTGCCCTTGGTGTGAGGGCGGAACCCCATCGGCTCGCGAAGGTCAACTTGCGGACTGGGCGCGTAGCGCACCTGATGCGGAAAGCCCTCGAGCTAACGTCGTCATGTGTGTCTGCCCGCGACACGCGCTACGCTGACTGCGTTGCCTCCCTCATGTTGTCCAGAGACCTGGCGTCCGTGTGCATCGCGCCCGACACTGTTTGCCATCGTGTCAGCCTTCCGCCAAACGCTTCAACCCCCCGGGGGGCATCGAACTACTGCTCAGCTTGCTCGGTGCTCACGCCTGCGCTCAGCGCATGCCCCGTGATCCATACTGTCGAGCCGATATCTAAACGCCTGCCGTTTGCGgcctgccctcgccgcccggcggccgaggcgcgcaggacaGTCGCCTTTCTCCCGCGACATGCAAGGGCCCCGTCAGTTTCCGACTCGTTCATGCCTCTCCAGcaccgcctgcgctgcgATTCTTTGCGCAGGCCTCGAGACGCAGGGGGGCGAGCCCCGGGGGCAGCCACCCTGTCGTGTGTCTTGCCGGCTGGGTTGAGGGGCTCCGCGAGGTTTGTTTCTGCGTCCGCGATTCGCCGCCCGACGAACGCGTCGCCCGACTCTGTGTtggctcccgcggcgccgcagaagcgcctcgagTCGCCCACGTCGTCCGAGGACCTCCTCCGGTcgctcgccgacgaggccgagTGGAGCGCGAACCTcacggcctcgctctcgtggGCATCCTCGACGTCCACGTCCGCGGCGTCAAGCGTCATATggtcgtccgcgtcgcggcgaagTCTGTCGCCGAAACGCGACGCGGGggacgcacacgcagcctctcccgcagcccgcaaggccggcggcgggcccTGCCCCAGACAGaaaagaggcgcgcggcgcaggggcaagacgcccgccagcgcATCCCTTTTCGACGTCCCCCTTCCCAGACCGGAACGCCTCCCGCTGGACGTGACTCCGTACTTGGTAAGCGCACCCACCAAGCGAAGCAGTGATGAAAGGGCGATCACCCGAGGGAGTTGAAAAGAGGAATcgaacgccggcgccgccggccgtacaggcaagcgcgcgaagccggCATCCGTGCCCTGGCACAGCTGCGTAGGAACCGCCCCCTGCACAGGGGCAACGAAGTGGGCGGGGCCCAGCCTGTGTAGACTGCGAAAGGCAGCAATACATAGTTGACGTGGAGGGCTGGAAGTGCCCAGCGCTCTCCGGGGGCCAGGCAGCGTCGGCGGAAGCCTCTGCGAAGTGGGGGCCTGAGGGATCCCGCATACGTCGAGCCTCACGTCCTCTCGATACacgggagggggagggcgtCAGCCGAAGGCAGCTCCTAACACGAAGCAGGAACGGCTgggcgaggcctgcgcggcctcgcacgGTGCCCGTCTATTCCGCCTCGCCACCGTTCCTGGTTTTATTTCTACCGGCAAGCCACGGGCGCTTGCCCGACATAGCGACGACACCCGGAGTTCCAGGACTCCAGCGAGTGTGTGACGCCGGCGGGCCTCGACCTCGCCCGTCGCGAATGACGGCACACAGCAAGTTGACAGCGGCCAAACGACGCTCTCCACGCGGCAGGGGCTGCCTCAGTGGCTGCTGCCTTTGGCGCCtagcgacgcagaggcgcgccaggGCATCGGCGCTTACCACGTTACGCGTGAATGGGCCTTCAGACTGAAGCCTCAGAAGCCCGCctggagcgcgccgcgcccacgcAGACCGATGCGCTCCTGCCGTTgcccagcgaggcgcccTACCAGCCTGCCAAGCGAGGCATTGACGCCTCGACGCAACGTGAGTTGGGGCTCGACCCGCCCCTACGACGACGTGCGCGCTGGCGTGGTTCGAAAGCGGCATCGCTCAACATTGCTCTCCAGCCTGCAGacactcgcggcgcagcccttCGTGTGTGTGTAAAGGGGGTATCTTGGCAGGCCCTTTGTCTCAATGCTTGAGGCCAGGGCACGCCGTGGCCTCCGGCCGCCAGCCCTACGTCGGCGCGAGCGTCGACTTCTCGGGCGTCGACGCTTTTTCTCCGGACGGAATGCGTCTGCGGAAGGCAGGGACGTGAACGCGAGGAATGCCTTGCACCTCTGACTCTTGCACGCACTTTAACCTACGCACACCTTGCGCCAGGTAGACGTCGCGGAGAGATTTCCCCATCACAGCGCCGAGCTCGGGGCGCGGCCGGCTCAGCGCCGCCCTGGATGTGTGTCTCGCTGCGTGGGCGTGTCCTTTGCTGCGGATTCTCTTGGcccgagccgccgcctccagtaTGTGGCAACGAGGAACTCTTCCGGTTCGCGGAGGAGGTTGCGCCGCTTGTCCACGTCATCGTGAGCAAGACGCTGGAAGAAGCGCAGACTGAGCTGGCGCACGAGGCAGAGTTGAGCGCGATGGCGGcttcgagagcggcgcacctggagcgccagaggcggcggcgcgagcaaGAACAACATGCGGAGCGCCTGGAACGCCTTCGCGCAGAAAACACACAAAAACTCATCGCATACCATGAACGAAGGTAACATATAGGGGGGCGTCGCGGGTATGAAGCCAGGCATACACAGCGCTCGACTTCTGGTTccagacgcgggcgcctaCGCAGGCGTGAACGCGAGGAGTGCCTTTGACCTCTGACTCTTGTACGCATTTTAAGATCGCACTCCTTGTGCATACCGTTCGTCGGCCTGGGGTGTCCTGAACGGCTAGACTTCACTGCAAAGTCTGGCGCGAGCGGATTTATCCGCCTGCAAGTATAGgtcagcagcagcgcacaGATGCGACATGTGCTGGatgggcggcgccgcggtctGCAGAgtcgagcgcgagaagatTTTGATACGAAAATTCACGGCTGTGGAGGCTGCAAATCAGACGTCGTTCAACGCCATGGCTGCGTTCGCGCTCAgccggctgcaggcggtAAGGAGGCCCCTTCTAGGGGCTGCGAAAGGCGCTGGGTGCGACCTAAAGCGCTGCAGGGGCACGTATGGAGCTGAGTCCGTATCCGAGTCGGCCGTATATACATGATTCGATGCACTCTGTTCTTCGCAGCGTATGCTCGCGAAAATACGTCTGAGACACTTTATGAATACTCAGGTCAACATccctgcggacgccgaggtGTCCACATGTCGGGAGGCTGGCAGCGTGACAGGCCGTCACTGACGTTACATCCGTGGAGCACTAACCGAGAGATTTGATTGAGCAGGCGTTCGATCGTCGCTCGCCTAAGACCAAGTGGATGATCATGGAAGAAATTCACGCCCTTCGAAATTGCTCCAGAAGGCACAGAATCTGAATCGCCACTGCCCAGGCGAATCTGACGAGCACACACGCGGGTGGACGCTAGTTTCAATGTGCATTCCATGCGCGCAAACATGTGTTTGCACACGGGTTTGTGCTTCGCCCTGTTTATAAAAAACCCTACTGAAAGAATTTAAGCATGAAAAAACTTTAAGATTGTAACGCAGCTGACGCTGTTCAGCCGAATCGGAGTGAGCATGCTTCGCACCGCATCACCACGACGTGAAGAACCTCGCCTTCCTTCAGAAAGACTCCGGTCTCAACCGTTGCCGCCTTCATGCCTCTTTGCGATACAGGGCGGCGCTTTCATCGAGGATGCGACCGTCGCAGTTCAGACCCGCACCCTGGGCGCGCTGAACCAACGCGTCGCAGATGAAGTGTCCCAGCTAGCGGTATGACTTTGGTGGAGCCGCCTCAAACGCGTCACGCTCCATTCGGGCGTGGCTCATAAacatgtatacgtatatatgtcCATAGATAGGTCTTTTTGTATGCAGGTATACTCCGCGCAGGTGCGTATAGATGTATGCGCATTCAGGCGGGAGAATACACGCACTATGTTCTACCGGTTGCCTTGTATGAAGACACCATGGAGTCTCAGTGCGACAGCTCAACAGTTACAACAGCGGCGATAAAGAGCGGCTTACGCGCCTGGCTCCGTCGAAAGCGGAAAACGCTTTGCATGGGCAACCGCGACCACGCTCGCGTTGCATGTCATCAGTTCTCGATGATGCATGCACGGAGGTCGTGTTGCGATCCACGCATTTCTACTCCTTGCGTCTGCTTGGCGCCGGGCTGTG from Besnoitia besnoiti strain Bb-Ger1 chromosome X, whole genome shotgun sequence encodes the following:
- a CDS encoding hypothetical protein (encoded by transcript BESB_016790), with translation MRASGGRPGLGSRASSVAAEKRLGALQRRSRSSASMCAQDATSQSRRLPRARGGGFPSAPGSPSAGPGLQRTTFLLPFLRHTNRARGPAAAATRYVASRHKPHEWCFRGLTSALGVRAEPHRLAKVNLRTGRVAHLMRKALELTSSCVSARDTRYADCVASLMLSRDLASVCIAPDTVCHRVSLPPNASTPRGASNYCSACSVLTPALSACPVIHTVEPISKRLPFAACPRRPAAEARRTVAFLPRHARAPSVSDSFMPLQHRLRCDSLRRPRDAGGRAPGAATLSCVLPAGLRGSARFVSASAIRRPTNASPDSVLAPAAPQKRLESPTSSEDLLRSLADEAEWSANLTASLSWASSTSTSAASSVIWSSASRRSLSPKRDAGDAHAASPAARKAGGGPCPRQKRGARRRGKTPASASLFDVPLPRPERLPLDVTPYLTEASEARLERAAPTQTDALLPLPSEAPYQPAKRGIDASTQLCGNEELFRFAEEVAPLVHVIVSKTLEEAQTELAHEAELSAMAASRAAHLERQRRRREQEQHAERLERLRAENTQKLIAYHERRVEREKILIRKFTAVEAANQTSFNAMAAFALSRLQAGGAFIEDATVAVQTRTLGALNQRVADEVSQLALLTGVTMGLIHSALLTQVSLAESAQREYRKQERQRHAHARKVADIRRGRLHFTLRSEDIPCAAPENPADLTSHPPPQESYDEGESRSESDEEGESEESDDKAREPSAGEAQAESARRSSERHGGAAQVDRRDRGDAKPSASPACLPVPAEKRPGGARASTPRQRASASAQKRRSGQQGSDAAGPEDEDSRDSIARDARAEQEQREKRPGGKKQGATPSGRQPTRPGSAASPRRVSAPTENRDSAGEDGEQHRNETARPFAGERDSRSSAHSTTESMASSSTPPTPADSGDEVHAAYAEDRESDLDGKDNLDVDSDIIVGPLTVVKNSETRECLPMEDVRAAIAQWIRERIPKLAARAPDGFDVLKNGKVQTSVAALLLTSPGELFLKARPVNSQPHEESEEIAKEGERPVS